The following is a genomic window from Amycolatopsis australiensis.
GCCCGCGGCGAACTGCTTCGGCCACGGCACCGGATAGTCCTGCTCGGCCGCCGCGTGCAGCGTCCATTGTGGATCGTAGAGGTGGGTGCGGCCCAGCGCGCACAGGTCCGCCCGGCCGGCCAGGATCAGCGAGTTGACGTCGTCGTAGGACGAAATCGCCCCGACGGCGATCACCGCGATGCCGTACTCCTCGCCGATCTCGTTGCGGATCCGGTCGGCGTACGGGGTCTGGTAGCTGCGGCCGTACTGCGGGCGCTCCTCGCTGACGACCTGCCCGGTCGAGACGTCGATGCCCGCCGCCCCGTGAGCGGCGAAGGCCCGCGCGATCTCGACGGCGTCGTCGGCGTCGATGCCGCCCTCGCACCAGTCGGTCGCCGAGATCCGGACCGTCATCGGCCGCTCGGCGGGCCAGGCGGTACGCACCGCGTCGAAGACCTCCAGCGGGAACCGCAACCGGTTCTCCAGCGAGCCGCCGTAGGCGTCGGTTCGCCGGTTGGTCAGCGGCGAGAGGAACGACGACAGCAGATAGCCGTGCGCGCAGTGCAGTTCGAGCACGTCGAACCCGGCGCGCGCGGCCGCTCGCGCGCAGGCGGCGAACTGGTCGCGGATCTCCGCCATGTCCGCTGTGGACAGTTCGCGCGGGACCTGGTTCCGCTCGGAGTAGGGCACCGCCGAAGGCGCGCACACCTCCCAGTTCCCTTCCGGGAGCGGCTCGTCGATGCCCTCCCACATCAGCTTCGTCGAACCCTTGCGGCCCGAGTGTCCCAATTGGACACCGATGCGCGCCGGGGTCTGCGCGTGCACGAAGCCGACGATCCGCTTCCAGGCCGCTTCCTGCTCGGCCGTGTACAGCCCGCCGCAGCCGGGGGTGATCCGGCCCTCGGGCGAGACGCACACCATCTCGGTCATCACCAGCCCGGCGCCACCCAGCGCCTTGCTGCCCAGGTGCACCAGGTGGAAGTCGCCCGGCACGCCGTCGACGGCCGAGTACATGTCCATCGGTGACACGATGATCCGGTTGGCCAGCTCCAGCTCGCCGAGCCGGAACGGCTGGAACATCGGCGGCCGGGACGTCGTGCCCAGTTTCCGCGCGAACCAGTGGTCCAGCTCGGCCGCGAACTCGGGATCGCGCAGCCGGAGGTTGTCGTAGGTGACGCGGCGGCTGCGGGTCAGGATGTTGAACGCGAACTGCGGCGGCTCCTGGTGGGTGTACTGCGCGATGTTCTCGAACCACTCCAGGCTGGCCTGCGCGGCGCGCTGCGTCGACTGGACGACCGGGCGCCGTTCCAGCTCGTACGCCTTGAGCGCTTCGGCGACGCCGTCGTTCTCGTGCAGGCAGGCGGCCAGCGCGAGCGCGTCCTCCATGGCCAGCTTCGTGCCGGAGCCGATCGAGAAGTGCGCGGTGTGCGCGGCGTCGCCGAGGAGGACGACGTTGCCGTGCACCCAGGTTTCGCAGCGGACCGTGCCGAACGAGACCCACTTCGAGTTGTTGGCCATGATCCGGTGCTCACCGAGGACGTCGGCACACAGCTCGCGGATCAGCGCGATGGACTTCTCGTCGCTCTCGCCCGGCTTGAGCGCGGACGCCGCGACCGGCCCGAAGGTCCGCTGCCAGACGTCCTCCTGGACTTCGAGGATGAACGTGCTGCCGTCGCGGCCGTACGGGTAGCCGTGGATCTGCATGATCCCGGCCGGCGTCTCGAGGACGTGGAACTTGAAGGCGTCGAAGACGAGGTCGGTGCCGAGCCAGATGTAGCGGCACCGGCGCGTCTCGACGCTGGGCCGGAACGTCCCGGCGTACCGGTTGCGCACCGCGGAGTTGACGCCGTCGGCGGCCACGACCAGGTCGTACCCGGCGAGGTCGGCCGGCGCTTCCACCCGGAAGCGGAGCGAGACGCCCAGCTCGGCGCAGCGGTTCTGGAGGATGCCGAGCAGGCGCTTGCGGCTCATCGCCGCGAAGCCGTGGCCGCCCGAGGTGGTGACCGTGCCGCGGTAGTGGACGTCGATGTCGTCCCAGCGGGCGAACTCGGCCTTCATGGCCTCGTGCACCGCCGCGTCGGCGTGCTCGATGCCGCCGAGCGTCTCGTCGGAGAACACGACGCCGAAGCCGAACGTGTCGTCCGGCGCGTTGCGTTCCCAGACGGTGATTTCGTGACCGGGACCGAGCTGCTTCGCCAGCGCGGCGAAGTACAGACCCGCCGGGCCGCCACCGATGACCGCGATACGCACGCCGTCCAGGGTATGTCGTCAGCTCTACGACCGTCAATGACGCGATAGATGGCGTACGGTGTGCGGCATGGAACGCATCAACCCGCCGGAGCTGGGCAAGCCGTCCGGGTTCTCGCACGCGGTCGTGGCCGAAGGCCGGGTCGTCTTCCTGGCCGGGCAGACCGCGCTGGACGCGTCGAACAGGATCGTCGGCGACGGCGTCGTCGAGCAGTTCGAACGCGCGCTCGGCAACCTCCTGACGTCGCTGCGCGCGGCCGGCGGCTCGCCGGAGGACCTCTGCAGCGTGACGATCTACATCGTCGACATGGCCGATTACCGCGCCCACGCGCGCGAGATCGGCGCGGTCTGGCGGCGGCTCGCGGGCACCGAGTACCCGGCGATGGCGGGCATCGGCGTCGCCCGGCTCTGGGACGAAGAGGCCCTCGTCGAAGTGCAGGGCTTCGCCGTCGTCAGCCGAGGTTGATCGACTTCGCGACGAACGCACGAGCCGGGTTCTCCAGCCGCGCGTGCAGCTCGAAGAACAGCTCGGCGGCGCGGATGCCCGACCAGTCGCGGGGCAGGAACTCCGCGGGCAGGCCCGGGTCGAGGTACGGCATGCGGCGCCAGCCGGTGAGCACGCGGACGTAGTCGGCGAAGGCTTCTTCGTCGGCCACGGACTTGCGGCGCTGCCAGCGGTTCAGCGCCGGGCCGTGCTCGTCGAGGAACGTCGTGTACAGCTCGTCGAGCCGGTCGAGGTCCCACCACTCGCGGACCTTCGCCGCGACGTCGCCGAACGCGAGGTGGTCGGCGCGGAACAGGTCGGCGTACCCGGCCAGGCCGAGCCGGGTCAGCGCCTCCGCGGTCGCCGCGTGCAGGTGCGCCGGGGCGATCCAGACGCCCGAGGCCGCCGTGCCGAACCCCATCCGGGCCAGCTGGGTGCGCAGCAGGTGCCGCTTGTGCCGCTCGGTCTCCGGCACCGAGAACACCGCGAGCAGCCAGCCGTCGGCCGGGGTGGCCCGCTCGCGGCGGAAGATCCGCTCGTCGCCCTCGCGCAGGATTTCGCGGGCGTCGTCGGACAGCTCGTACCCGGCCGTCGCGCCGCGGCGAACCGCTTCGAGGATGCCGCGCCGCTTCAGCCGGGAGATGGACGAGCGCACCGCGGGCTCGTCGACGCCGACGGCGGCGAGCAGGTCGATCAGCGACGCGACCGAGAGCCAGCCGCCCTCGGTGCGGGAATACAGGCCGTACACCGTCACGATGAGCTGGCGAGGCTGGGCCCCCCGGCCGGAGCCGTCCAGTTCGGTTGCCTCGGGTACGGCCGTCATCGGGCCACAATAACAACTCCGGCCCCGATCGCTCCGCTACGATTTCGCCGCGATGCTGCCAGCCACCAAGGGGATCTTCGACCGGCTCACCCGCCGGGGCCGCCTGATGACCAAGCGGACCTGCGACCGGCAGGGCCACGTGCTGCGCAGCGGCCGCTTTCTCTTCCGGACGCCGACCGCGTGGGAGTACGCCGCCGCCGTCGCCTGCGGCAGTGACGCGGCCGCGCAGCGCTGGCTCGGCTGGCAGCCCGACTCGATCGTGGCCGAGCCGGCGCGGGCGGACGCGCTGCGGGTCGTGCCCGGCACCGGTCCGGACTGGGTGTCGCCCGACCCGCAGTCGATCGACCTGGTGATGATCGACGTCGCGGCCAACCGGTGCGTCGGCCTGGTCAGCGTGCACACCGGCGAGGACGGCGGCCCGGAGACCGGCGGCTACCTCGCGCCGGACTACCGCGGCCACGGCCACGGCCGGACCCTCTTCGCGGCCGGGCTGACGCTGGCGCACGACCACCTCGGCCTGCCGCGGGTGCGCGCCGGCGCCGAGGTGGGCAACGTCGCGAGCGCGCGTTCGCTGCAGGCGGCCGGCCTGGTCCGCGTCGCCGGGCCGCCGACGTACCGGCTCCCGGACGGCCGCGTCACCGAGGCGTGGTGGTTCCGGCACGACGTCCCGCGGGCCACCCGGTGCGCCGGTCCGCAGGCGACGTGGTTCCCGGCCGCGCTGCTGTGACAGTTCGGCCCGCGCCGACGTTTTCCGCGGTTACGTTCGCCGCATGACTTCGCTTTCCGCGCCGGTGCCGCCCGTTCCGGCGGAGGTGCGGCCGGCCAGTGTCGCCTGGCTGCGCGCTTCGGTGTCCCGCTTCAGCAATGGTCCCGACCACGCCCGGCGGCGTGCGCTCGCCGTCTCGGCACTCGCCGGCGTCGACGTGGAAGCGTTGCGGCACAAGGCGTTCGAGGCGGCCCGCCGGGCGATCGGCGACGGCGGCGACGTGATGGCCGTGGTCGCGCGGCCGGTGCCGGTGGCGGTGCTGGCGGGTGAGCTGGGCCTGGCCGTGCGGCCACCGGACGTGGTGACGGTCGCGGCCGCCTATCACCCGCACGTGGTGCCGGACGCCGCGGCGGAGGCGGCGCTGGGGCGGCTGCTCGCCGCGTGCGGCGGGATCGGCGAGCCCGCGGCGGCGCGGATCGGCCTGCTCGTCCAGGCCTGCGACGCCACGGCGGGTCTGATCGGCAACGCGCTGATGGTGGCGTTTCGGGGACCCGGGGCGGCGGTCGCCGAAACGTTGCGGTCGAATCCGCCGGTATTGCGCACCCGCCGCCGGATCGGCGGATCGGACGTTTTCGTGGAGCTGGCCGGGACACCGTTCGGCGCGGGCCCGCGCGAATGCCCCGGCGCGCGGCACGCGATCGCTCTCGCGACCGGAGTTCTCCAGGCACTGGACGGATTTCGCCTGACAGATCCGGAACCGGCGTGGGTGCCGTCGCCGAATCTCCGGATGCCCTCGGCGCTGTGGGTGACCCGCGACCGAACCGGCGGCCGGTTCTGCTAGGAATTACCGCGTTCATCTTCTGGGGAAGGCGCGGAAATGCTGTATCTG
Proteins encoded in this region:
- a CDS encoding bifunctional salicylyl-CoA 5-hydroxylase/oxidoreductase encodes the protein MRIAVIGGGPAGLYFAALAKQLGPGHEITVWERNAPDDTFGFGVVFSDETLGGIEHADAAVHEAMKAEFARWDDIDVHYRGTVTTSGGHGFAAMSRKRLLGILQNRCAELGVSLRFRVEAPADLAGYDLVVAADGVNSAVRNRYAGTFRPSVETRRCRYIWLGTDLVFDAFKFHVLETPAGIMQIHGYPYGRDGSTFILEVQEDVWQRTFGPVAASALKPGESDEKSIALIRELCADVLGEHRIMANNSKWVSFGTVRCETWVHGNVVLLGDAAHTAHFSIGSGTKLAMEDALALAACLHENDGVAEALKAYELERRPVVQSTQRAAQASLEWFENIAQYTHQEPPQFAFNILTRSRRVTYDNLRLRDPEFAAELDHWFARKLGTTSRPPMFQPFRLGELELANRIIVSPMDMYSAVDGVPGDFHLVHLGSKALGGAGLVMTEMVCVSPEGRITPGCGGLYTAEQEAAWKRIVGFVHAQTPARIGVQLGHSGRKGSTKLMWEGIDEPLPEGNWEVCAPSAVPYSERNQVPRELSTADMAEIRDQFAACARAAARAGFDVLELHCAHGYLLSSFLSPLTNRRTDAYGGSLENRLRFPLEVFDAVRTAWPAERPMTVRISATDWCEGGIDADDAVEIARAFAAHGAAGIDVSTGQVVSEERPQYGRSYQTPYADRIRNEIGEEYGIAVIAVGAISSYDDVNSLILAGRADLCALGRTHLYDPQWTLHAAAEQDYPVPWPKQFAAGSRKPQTGRTDGPEPRLELVRSGPAGTAHARWRPGASS
- a CDS encoding GNAT family N-acetyltransferase yields the protein MLPATKGIFDRLTRRGRLMTKRTCDRQGHVLRSGRFLFRTPTAWEYAAAVACGSDAAAQRWLGWQPDSIVAEPARADALRVVPGTGPDWVSPDPQSIDLVMIDVAANRCVGLVSVHTGEDGGPETGGYLAPDYRGHGHGRTLFAAGLTLAHDHLGLPRVRAGAEVGNVASARSLQAAGLVRVAGPPTYRLPDGRVTEAWWFRHDVPRATRCAGPQATWFPAALL
- a CDS encoding PaaX family transcriptional regulator, with the protein product MTAVPEATELDGSGRGAQPRQLIVTVYGLYSRTEGGWLSVASLIDLLAAVGVDEPAVRSSISRLKRRGILEAVRRGATAGYELSDDAREILREGDERIFRRERATPADGWLLAVFSVPETERHKRHLLRTQLARMGFGTAASGVWIAPAHLHAATAEALTRLGLAGYADLFRADHLAFGDVAAKVREWWDLDRLDELYTTFLDEHGPALNRWQRRKSVADEEAFADYVRVLTGWRRMPYLDPGLPAEFLPRDWSGIRAAELFFELHARLENPARAFVAKSINLG
- a CDS encoding RidA family protein, with translation MERINPPELGKPSGFSHAVVAEGRVVFLAGQTALDASNRIVGDGVVEQFERALGNLLTSLRAAGGSPEDLCSVTIYIVDMADYRAHAREIGAVWRRLAGTEYPAMAGIGVARLWDEEALVEVQGFAVVSRG